AAATTTGCGGACTTTTTTATACTGCTGCCGATGCATTGAGATACATTAGAGTAGCAAAGGTTGACGCTGTTTTTTTGGATATATGTATTCCGGAAGTAGACGGTCTCACCCTAGCAAGTAAAATTCAGGAGATCGACAGTTCCATCAACGTTGTTTTTGTGACAGGTTACGATGAATACGCCGTCACTGCATTTGAATTGGAAGCAGTGGATTATTTAATGAAGCCCATTGGAAAAGACCGTCTAGAGAGGACAATCCAGCGGCTTTTACGGGCCTGCGCAGAACGTCAAATCGCTCAGTATTTAAGGGTTTCCTGCCTTGGCGGGTTTCAAGCTGCCCCCAGTAACTCAAGTTTCAGCAGTATCAGCTGGAGATCACCAAAAACAGAAGAGCTCTTTGCATTTCTTATTTTTAAGCGTAAGGTTAGTCGCGATGAAATTATTAATACTCTGTGGGACGACTTAGATCCGGACAAGGCCTTAAAGAACATCAATACGACTGTGTACTATATCCGCAAGGCCCTCAGCCCCTTTGGCCTTGAAAAGTGTATCACTACAACTCATAAAGAAATCCGCATCAACAGCGACCTGATATCCTGTGACTTGTACGAACTGGAAAAGCTCCTGAGCAAAGCCACTCGTGGCAGCTTCATCGATCCAACGGACCTTTTAATCGAGCTCTATGGCGGTGAGCTTTTTCAGGGGAAAGCCTACGAATGGTCCTTTGCAAAATCGAGGAGCCTTGAAAGCAGCTTCATCAAGGCCCTTTTATCCGCTGCAGATTATCATAGAAATAATTTTAATTATGCGGCGGCCGAGAGAATCTATCAGGTAATTTTATCCATTGATCCTCTTAATGAAGATGCCTGCGGCAGCATGATAAAGCTTTGCTTATTATCAGGGAGAAAAACGGAAGCCCAACGCCTATACCTTCGTCTTGAGAATCTCTTGATGAATGAGCTGGGAGAAAAACCACAAGAAAAACTGCGTAAGCTTATGGAATAATCATTTTTTATTTTATTATTATATTTGTGAATTCATCAAAAAGAATAATATTTTTCTGCAAAACAGACTCTGGTCCCCTTTTCCGGAGTCTTGTTTATTTTTTGTTGATGCGAAAAATGTAGAATAAGGGAAAAATCTCTGTTAAGCGATTAGCCGAAACATTAGAAAAGGAGGAATTTGATGTACAATCTATTATTACTACGAAATCATCCAAAAGCAAAAAAATTCTTAAGCATTCTATTGATGCTGACGTTGCTGCTCTCTTCAGCAATCAGCGCGCCAGTATATGCCGCAGTGAGCATTTCCTGGACCCAGGTGGGAGAGGATCTATCCGAAGCCGGTCTTGACGCTGCACAAACAGTCTTATCCATCTCAAACGGCATTCCCTATGTTGCCTATCTTGAACCAGCAACCTCTGGAGGCAGCGCAGAAGCAAGATCAGGTGGCAGCACAAATGATTCTACTGTCGGAAAAGCCGTGGTAAAGAAACTCTCCGGAGATATCTGGGAGACGGTGGATCTGGGGGACAATCACGAACCTGATGGTTTCGTTACCGATGCAACCATATTGAAGTATGACTTTGAAGTCTATGACGGAATCCCTTATCTCGCATATTTAAGCACTGATTACGACATGATGACATTGGCTCTGATGCAATATGATGAAGAATACGGCTGGGTCACTCTTTGGGATGAGTATTCAAGCGTCAACAATCATCTGGCAAATGCCAATGACCTGGCGCTTGATGTTTCCAGCGGCGTTCCTTATATCGCATGGAGCACGCCGGAGTACATTGCCTGCCTAGAGTATACTGGCAACGAGGATGGATTCCAGTACTTCGGCGAAACCATAGTCGTGTCCGGCGCTCAATCACTTTCCATACAGTGCGATATGAGTGAGGGTTTTATCTTTGCATCATTCAGAACAGATACGGGCAGCGTAGAGGTATATAAAAACTTGAGGACATCTCTCACTCAGAACTGGGTTTCGGTCGGAGAAACTGCTGTTTCAACAAACGGCACCGAGCCTTACCTTTACGTATTTGAAAATATCCCCCTGATAACCTATGCCGAAATAGACGGCAGCAGCTCCAGTTGCGTAGTAAAAATGCTGGTAAATTCCCATTGGGTACCATTGGGAGCTCCGATTAACGACAGCAAGGTTACAAATCCATCCATATATATGGACGATGATGATGATGATACCCTTTTCCTTGCGTATCAAGGCCCATCGAGCTTCGCAATTGTGAAAAAGTTTAATCCGCAGAACCAAAGTTGGAATCCCGTTTCCGGTACCAACAGCTATGCTTCCACCTATATTGTGTCCGGGCTCTCTCTTTCAGCCCTTGACGGAAATCCCTATGTTTCTTACATTCAAAGCGATCATGTTATGGTAATGAACTATATTCCTGACGAGGGACCCGGCGGCGGAACAGGTGAGGAGCCAGGGGGAGAACCTGTTGAGGTACCTTCCATTACGACCCAGCCCCAAGACAAAACTGTATTGGAAGGAAGTTCCGTTTCCTTCTCTGTTTCGACCTCGGGAAATACTTCTCTCACCTATCAATGGCACAAAGATGGAGAAGATATTCCAGGAGCAACGTCCAGCTATTACTCCATCTCCAATGCAGTCAGCAGTGATGCCGGACACTATTCCTGCAGCATCACCAATGCAGGAGGAACGGTCAAAACGAGAGAAGCACTTCTTACTGTCAAGGAAGCGGAAACGCTGGGATTGACTGCGAAGGCAGGTAATAAGAAAGTAACCCTTACCTGGGATAGCTTCCCCGGCGCAACCCGTTATAAGGTCTATCTTAATAACTCCTTATATTCCGACGTAGATGGTAATTCTTATGATGTAAGGTATCTTGTCAATGGAACCACATATCAGTTTGAAGTTCGTGCTTTGAGCGATGGGACAACTTTTATAGGATCCTCTGCGAAAATTAGTGCAGCTCCTATAGGTGTACCCGGTGCGCCAACAAACATTGCGGCGACTTCCGGCAACGGACAGGCAACCGTAACCTTCCAAGAACCTGCGGATCATGGTGACAGCCCTATCACCGGTTACACGGTAACTTCAAGTCCCGGTGGAATCAAAGCAAGCGGAGCCGGCACAAGCATCACCGTTACCGGCCTCTCCAATGGAACTTCCTATACCTTTATCGTTAACGCAATGAATAGTTTGGGAGAGGGGGATGATTCTGTTCCCTCAAATGCAGTAACCCCTGTTGCTCCCGGCAGTCATTCCGGCGGCAGCAAGGGGGGAAGCACCTCCAATACACCTACACAATCAGAAAGCAGCACCGTCATTGTTAATGGAGTAGCAAAAGCGGCAGGTACTTCTCAGATAACGACAGATAAAGAAGGAAAAAAGACGACTACGGTAACGGTTGACTCAGAGAGATTAAAAGAGATTCTTGCATCTGAAAAGAGCGGTGCAACAGTTATCATTCCGGTTAAGAACGGTTCTGCTGCTGCAAAGGGAATCCTTACTGGAGAGATGGTAAAAAATATGGAGAGCAAAGCGGCAGTTCTTGTGATTCAGACGGATCGTGTCTCCTATACTCTCCCCGCCTCTCAGATCAATATTGATAAAGTCTCAGGACAGTTAGGCAAAGACGTATCGCTTTCGGAGATTGCGGTTGTGATTACTGTCTCAGAGCCAGCAGGCAACATGTCCAAAGTTATTGAAAATGCTGTAAAGCAAGGCGGATTTTCCGTTATTGCTCCTTCCATTGATTTCAACATCAGTGGGACTTATAAAGGCTCTACTGTGAATGTTAGTGCGTTTAACGCCTATGTGGACCGGCTGGTGGCGATCCCAGCAGGCGTAGATCCTGAGAAGATTACAACAGGCATTGTGGTGACACCAAAGGGAAATACATATCATGTTCCTACACAAGTTGTTATAATCAATGGTGTTTATTATGCAAAGATCAACAGCCTTACAAACAGCACCTATTCCGTTATCTGGAACCCCATAGAGTTTGCCGATGTTGCGAAACATTGGTCGAAAGACTCTGTCAATAACATGGGATCCCGAATGGTCGTAAACGGTGTAGGAGGCAGTAATTATGATCCAAATCGGAGTATAACCCGTGCGGAATTCGCTGCAATTATCGTACGTGCGCTGGGACTCGCACCGGGAAGTGGAACTACCAGCTTTAGTGATGTAGCTTCCTCCGCTTGGTACGCTGGATATATTGAGACTGCTTCTTCCTATGGCATCATTAAAGGGTATGATAACGGCGGTTTTGGACCGCAGGATACCATTAGTAGAGAGCAAGCTATGGCAATGCTGGCAAGAGCTATGAAAATCACGGGCCTTGAAACAGCTTTAACCGCAAAGGACGTGAATCAACTGACGGCTGCCTATGCAGATGGTTCCTCCATCTCTTCTTATGCAAAAGAAGCTTCAGCTGCTTGCCTCAAATCAGGCATTGTTGCCGGAAGAAGCAACAGTACCATCGCACCGAAAAGCAGTGTGACACGCGCTGAGGTTGCTGCAATGATGGAACGGCTGCTGCAAAAGTCAGATTTAATCTAGCGGTGAAAATCCGAGGCACCGATACGTAAACCGCAAGATAATATCAATCATTGACATCCATTCATTGATATCCAATCAAAAACAAAATGGATGTAGCCTAAAAGGGGAACAGCCGGGAAACCGGCTGCTCCCCTTTTGTTTGATAAAATAAGAAGGTCGGCAAACAAGTGTTGTCCTTGTCAGCCGACCCATTTCAATGATTCACTTAAATTAAGTCAGATTTCTTTAGCAGACGCTCTGCCATTACCGCTACCTCTGCCCTTGTAATAAAGCTCTTCGGTGCGATGGTGTTGTTTCCGCGTCCAGCCGTAATGCCTGTTTCAAGGCAAGCTGCAACGCTCTCCTTTGCATAAGCGGATATTGCTGTGCTGTCTGTATAGCTACCGATTAACTTACTGATGCTCTGATCTGTCAGATTAACCTTCAGCCCTGTAACCTTCATTGCTCTTGATAGCATCGCCATAGCCTGCTCCCGTGTAATCGTGTCATTGGGCCCGAAGTTACCGTTATCGTAACCTTTGATGATTCCGTAGGATACAGCTGTTTTGATATATCCGCTATACCAGGAGGATGCTTTGACGTCGCTGAAGATGCTGGCGGCGCTGTCCGGCGCCAAGCCAAGGGCTCTCACCATGATTGCAGCGAACTCTGCACGTGTCATATTTCTTCCTGGATCGTAGCTGTTGTTTCCAACACCTGTGACAACCATTCTGGATCCCATGTTGTTCACTGATTCCTTGGCCCAGTGCTTCGTCATGTCGGAGAATTCAATGGGATTCCAAACGACCGAATAGGTACTGTTTGTCAGGCTGTTGATCACCGCATAGTAAGTTCCGTTGATCACCGTTACTCTGGTCGGAACATGATAGATCGTTCCGCTTGGTTCAACTACGATTCCTGTGGTGATTTTTGAAGGATCAACACCTTCGGGAATCGCGATGGTACGCTCCACATAGGAGTTAAAGCTAGTTGTATTTACCGATTTTCCTCCGTAGGTGCAGGTGATTGTGAAATCTACCGCCGGAGCTACAATGGTAAAGCCTTTGCCTTTTTCTGCGCTTTCAACTACTTTTGCCATTGTATTTGTGGGTTCAGAAATTCTTACGGATACGGTAATATCCTCAAGTGATACATTGGTTCCAAGCTTTTTGGATACCTCAGTGATATTGATTTCCGCAGCAGGCAATGTATAACTGGAAGCGCCTTTCTGAATCACGAGAGTCGCACTCTTGCTCTCCATGGACTTGACCATCTCGCCGGTCAGCTTGCCTTCTCCTGCATTGACTCCATCCTTGATTGGAATGGTTACCTTTGCGCCTTCTTTTTCCGCTGAAAGAAGGGATTTCAGCTTGTCAGAGTCTACTGTTACCGTTGTAAGTGTTTTTCCATCTGATCCTGTCGTGGTCTCAGATTTTCCTGCGGACTGGGATTTCCCGTTGATGAGCACATTTGTATCTTCTGTTTTGACGCTTGGAGTTGGTCGAGATGGTTTGCTCGGCCCTGGCCCCTGTCCTGGTTCGTCTTTCGCTTTCCAGTTTGCTGTGATGGTCGTATTTGCTTCCGGCATCGTAAAGGTAGTTTCTGCATTGCTGGTGTTTTCAAAGACACCGCTGCCTGCAGTAGTCCAACCAGTGAAGGTATATCCTTCCTTCGTGCCTGCATGAATGGAGACGATTGTCCCTGCGGCGTAGCTGCCGTCCGCCGTAGCTCCTGTTCCTCCGCCGCTAACGGTCAGTGTATAGTTTGTTACTGTACCAAAGAGTGGATATCCTCCATTTTCATGCTTTGTATCGTCTTTCCACGATGCAAGATTGTTATACTGGCCAGACAATCCTGCGGCATTATGATTCAGGGTCTGTGCCATTGCTTTCAGCTCTTCCGAGGTCTTCGCTTCCGCACTGCCGGTGTTACCGTCTCCATATGAACTGTCTATTAACAATGCGCTATCCAACCAATATACATCCACCAGAGTGCTGCTATTATTTACTGCGGATACACCGCCGAGATAGACGGATCCTGCCCCAGCGCTGACGGTGGAAACAGCACCTGCATTATAGCTATTTTTAATGGTACCAGAATAATTTTTTCCTGTGATACCGCCTGCATAGGCTGTATTACTGTTACGAACGGCGTTCACACTTCCGGTGTTGTAACAGTTAACAATGGTCATCTCTGCGTCTTGGTTGACTCCTGCGATTCCTCCGGCTATAATACCTACGACTTGGCCTGTATTATAGCTGTCCTGAATATGCCCCATTTCATTATATCCTGTGATACCGCCTGACTGCGTCCCTCCGATGGAAGCAGTATTGAAGCAGTCCTCAATTCTGCCTCCTCGGTTGTAAGCTGCAATTCCTCCCGCATAGGAATTTCCTCCGGATGCATAAATCTGTCCACCTTTGATACCTATGTTCCTTACTGTGCTGCCGCTATCAAGATAACCGAAGAGTCCTGCATAAGATGCTGATCCGTTCATATAAAGTCCTGTAATCGCATGGCCGTCGCCATCAAAGGAACCTGTAAATGCTGTCACATTGTTTTTTCCAATGGGAGTCCATACTTCGGGGTCATTATTAATATCATCATTGAGCGTGATATTTGCCGTCACCCGATAGTGCTTGCCGCCATATTTTGCATTTTGCTCATTCACAAGCTGAGCCATTTCTTTTAGTTCATCCTTGCTGGTAATTAGGTAAGGATCCGCTTCCGTTCCTTCTCCGCCAAAGCTTGGACCTGGTATAGAAGGTACTGCTGTAATTTTGATATCTGTAGCCGGTGTTTGATCGGTTCCGTAAATATAGTAACCGCCCTGTACCTGAGCCCCCTGCGAATAGCTGCCTTCTTTCTTCTGAAACGCTTGCATTCCAGTATCTGTAATTTCCAGCGTGTATACTGCTCGGGATAGAGGGGCCGCACTTGCGCTTGCGTAAATCGTACCGCCGGAAAATATGATATTTTGATTGGATACGATTCCAACACTCATTACTACCGGATAACTAGAGGATGAAACGCCTCCGGTTGCGTAAATATTTCCACCCTCAATCAAAATTGTTTTATCTGCCAGGATGCCTATGCTGTTGTTCTCGGTTGTAGTGCCTCCTGTGGCGTGTAATTCTCCGGTGCTACCCTTTATAGTCAGCGCACCGTTGCCTTCAATTCCATATGTATTAAAGCGGTCGTGATATGTGCTTTTTACCCTATTAATGGTTCCATCTACCAGCACAATGCTGGCAGCAGCCGGTAGTTTTGCAGCAACAGCAGAATTAGTATCAAGATTAATGCCGCTTAGTTCGAGTGTTTTGGGACTATAACCCTTTTCTTCATCTCCATAAAGGTACCACTTCCAGCCTTCAACGCTGTTTGTAATGTCTTCAGAAGTCGGATCTGCGCTTGTGGTCTCTGTTTGTGATTTGTACCAAAGTTCTTTTACGGTCAGATCAAGAGCACTCGTACGCTTTTTAAGCCCTGCTGTTGTCTCTTCGGTAATATGATACTTGGCGTTACTATTTTCTGTGACATTCAGCGGCATATTGATGCTCAGCTTATCAGCCGGTATGGTGATCTCCATTGCGCGTTCGCATTCTTCAAGGGGAGTCCCTGAAAAACCGATTGATGCACTAAAACCATCTTCTGCAATGCTGAGCAGCGTTACGGTGAGACCCTCCGGTAAATTGGTAAACCAATTGCTGATATCATCCTGTTCATTTAAAGTGATAAATGCACTGTCTGTCAAGTTGATGGTCATTGTTGCACTGCCAGGCAACGCTTTTCCGATTTCACCACTGATGGTTTTCTCTGAAATGGAGGCGCTGGGCGCTGTATTATTTGAACTGATATCAAAGCTTGCATACTGGTTTACATTGGCGTTTAAAATAATGCCGTCAGTCAACTGTTCTGCCGGAATAATGACAACTATAGGACCCGTACTTCCAGACACTGGCGTACCCGAGAATGCGAGGGTTACTTTCCTTCTGTTCCCATCGATAGAGGCTACCTTGGCTTGTGCTCCTGGGGGTAGATTTGAAAACCAGCTTGCTGCGTTCTGGTTCACTGTCAGGTCATTCCTAAAGCTGCTGTAAATTAGACTTACGGTTAAACGATCTTCACCCGAAAGAGGTGCACCCGGCTTGCCGGAGACAGTAACGTTAGAAAGAAGCGCTTGACGCTTACTAATCAGGATATCGGTTGCATTTTCATTCGAGCTGTCCTTGTAACAGAAGCCTGTCCATCGTGTTGTTGCTCCAATGTAATTGCCATCTACATTCTGACGGATGGTCAGGCCGGAGTCATTGATCCCATATGCACCGTATACCGCAAAATCATTTCCTTTTGCGTAAGTGATGCTTTCACCGGAAAAGGTCACGTAGTTATCAGCCCGTATTCCCTGGCTGTCACTGTATACTGATTCCTCACTTCTGGCTGTCACAATGCTGCTGCCGTTAATGATTATATTTTTACGTGACATGAGGCCTGCGCTAACCCATGTGTGTGCTATCTGTCCTCCGACAGCTTCTACTTCGCCTCCGGAGATGGTGAGATCTCCCACTGAGAATATCCCTACGCTGCCTGTTTTTGTATCACCGTTTCCCCCTGTAGCATAGAGACTGCCGTTATTTCCTCGAATACTAAGTGCACCCATGCCTTCGATACCACGGGTATCACCGGTGCTAAAGCCATTCCGTAAGCATTTAACAGTATTCTCAGTGTTATCCTTAAGAATGATTATGGAATCAGCCGGCAATCTAATCCCTACAAGATCTCCTGTCTCCAGTGTTATATCCTCTAAAACGAGGGTTTTCGGATGGTAGTTCAATTCCTCGCTGCCATACCGATACCATGTCCATCCCTCACCGGAGTCTAGAATATCAGATAGAATTGGGTTCTGGCTGGTCCATTGTTCACCAGTGCTCCAATAACTAACGCTTTCTGCGGTTAAATCAAGCATGGAAGTCCGCCTGCCATCCCATGTCTCAGTAATGTGGTACCGTGCGTTATTATTTAAAGTCACAGGAATTGGCTGGTCGGAGGTCTGCTTATCTGCTGGAATTGTAATTTCTATTGGCGCTTCCAGCGCGGAAAGCGGTGATCCGGCAATTCGGACAAGCAGCTTCTCAATGGGGTTTTTATTATCGATACTGACAACCGTTGCGTTTAATCCCACAGGACTGTTTGCAAACCAACTGGAAACGTCATTTCCTGCACCCAGATCTTTGAAATCACAGCCTGACAGATAGAGGGTTACCTCACCGCTCATAGACTGGCCCACTGCTCCCAAAATCAACGAGTTTGAAAGAGTAGCGCCTGCCGGAGGATTTTGGATATTAAATCTGGCGTTTACATTTGGTATTACAGTAATTGCCTTGTTACCGGTCAAGTTTCCAGCTGGTATCGTGATTGATATTTGCTCAGTATATACCGATTTTGGTGTTCCAATAAATTTAATGACTGCCTGCATATCCGTAAATGACTCAATTACAGCATAAACCGGGCCCGATAAACTGCTTAAACCGGCAAACCAATTTGTTACATCGCTTTCTACTGCCAAGTTTTCTGATACAAATGTATCTCCCGACAGATTGATTGTAACTGTACCGGATAGCGGCATTCCTACCACGCCGGAGAGCGTCACATTATCAATCTCTGCGCTGGCAGGCGGTGCCTTTTGAATCCGAATGTCAAAGGCATAATCGGTATCGACAAAATAGAACTTACCGTTATCCTCTTTTGTCACTGGCACTGTGTAATTATTTCCATTCTTATGTAGAACTTTCATTCCACTGTCATCAAGACCATTTTGTTCACTGCTATATACTGCAAAGTACTGGCCTGAAGAAATTTCCTCTGCTTTCGCATAAGTGGTTCCGTCACTGAACTTTAGCGTTTGACCGTAGATTCCATAGCTTGCGTTGATCGCTTCTCCACCTGCCGCATGAATTGTTCCGTTGCTAATTTTTACTGTTTGCCCGTAGATGCCGTAGCTGATATTAATCGCTTCTCCACCCGTTGCAGTAATGGTCCCTCCGGAAATATCAATCATCGCATTGGAAGAGATCGCCTTGCTTTCAATCTCTCCATATCCGCATTCCGCATTAATCGTTCCATCTTTAATTTCCAGAGTTCCGGTTGAATGGATGCCTCCGCTGTATTCCAGGCTGGCGACATCCGCTCCGCCTCTAACCTGCAGCGTACCGCTTCCTTCTATGGTTAAGCTTCCATAGCAATAAATACCAAACGATTCATTGGTGCCGTTATATGTACTTCGTACTACATTTGTGGTCCCATCCTTCAGGATGATGGTAGCCTCATCCGGAAGCGTTATGGCAATCGGGTCGCTTGTATCTAGCTGGATTCCCTTTAAAACCAGTGTCTTTTTCGCGTAACCTTGATCTGAATCTCCATCCGGATACCACTCCCATCCTTCCGCGGTATTTGTATAATTTTTAATGTCGGCGTAAGCGCCTTCACTTTCGTATTCTCCATTACTGTTAATTTTTATAAATTGAAACCATTGACTCGGATTTCCCAATGGAAGTATATTACTGCGCGACTGTATTGTAACATCCCCTGCAAATGCATATTGTGGTATGAGTGTAATGATCATACACAAGATGAGCAGAATCGCAGCGCTCTTTTTAAATACTTGTTTCATTCTTTTCCTCCTTTATCCTTTTTCGCTTTTAGGAAGGGTACAAGCATCATTTTGCTTCGTTCCTTCTTTTACTAGATCACATTTCTTTGATTGCTGGTGAGTATTTGTCTATTGATTCCTTAATCCTTTCGAATCACTCCTTCCTATCAGATTTTCTCTATTGGCTATAACCTCTGTGTACCTGCTTTCCTCAACAAAACATTTCAAACCATTTCTCCTCAGAGCCTTTTCTTATGTTTCTACGTTATTTTACATTTTTCGAGTCAACAAAAAATAAACAAGCAACTTGCTCAATCGTTACGGAGCAGCTGATACAAAAACTTTTATATGTTTAGGGACAGCAAAGACATCGCTGCATAGAGCACAAAAAATAAAAGATCGGCTGACATGGATAACGAAATGCACCCTTGTCAGCCGACCCATTTCAATGATTCACTTAAATTAAGTCAGATTTCTTTAGCAGACGCTCTGCCATTACCGCTACCTCTGCCCTTGTAATGAAGCTCTTTGGTGCGATGGTGTTGTTTCCGCGTCCAGCCGTAATGCCTGTTTCAAGGCAAGCTGCAACGCTCTCCTTTGCATAAGCGGATATTACTGTGCTGTCTGTATAGCTACCGATTAACTTACTGATGCTCTGATCTGTCAGATTAACCTTCAGCCCTGTAACCTTCATTGCTCTTGATAACATCGCCATAGCCTGCTCCCGTGTAATCGTGTCATTGGGTCCGAAGTTACCGTTATCGTAGCCTTTGATGATTCCGTAGGATACAGCTGTTTTGATATATCCGCTATACCAGGAGGATGCTTTGACGTCGCTGAAGGTGCTGGCGGCGCTGTCCGGCGCCAAGCCAAGGGCTCTCACCATGATTGCAGCGAACTCTGCACGTGTCATATTTCTTCCGGGATCGTAGCTGTTGTTTCCAACACCTGTGACAACCATTCTGGATCCCATGTTGTTCACTGATTCCTTGGCCCAGTGCTTCGTCATGTCGGAGAATTCAATGGGATTCCAAACGACCGAATAGGTACTGTTTGTCAGGCTGTTGATCACCGCATAGTAAGTTCCGTTGATCACCGTTACTCTGGTCGGAACATGATAGATCGTTCCGCTTGGTTCAACTACGATTCCTGTGGTGATTTTTGAAGGATCAACACCTTCGGGAATCGCGATGGTACGCTCCACATAGGAGTTAAAGCTAGCTGTATTTACCGATTTTCCTCCGTAGGTGCAGGTGATTGTGAAATCTACCGCCGGAGCTACAATGGTAAAGCCTTTGCCTTTTTCTGCGCTTTCTACTACTTTTGCCATTGTATTTGTGGGTTCAGAAATTCTTACGGATACAGTAATATCCTCAAGTGATACATTGGTTCCAAGCTTTTTGGATACCTCAGTGATATTGATTTCCGCAGCAGGCAATGTATAACTGGAAGCGCCTTTCTGAATCACGAGAGTCGCACTCTTGCTCTCCATGGACTTGACCATCTCGCCGGTCAGCTTGCCTTCTCCTGCATTGACTCCATCCTTGATTGGAATGGTTACCTTTGCGCCTTCTTTTTCCGCTGAAAGAAGGGATTTCAGCTTGTCAGAGTCTACTGTTACCGTTGTAAGTGTTTCCATCTGATCCTGTCGTGGTCTCAGATTTTCCTGCGGACTGGGATTTCCCGTTGATGAGCACATTTGTATCTTCTGTTTTGACGCTTGGAGTTGGTCGAGATGGTTTGCTCGGCCCTGGCCCCTGTCCTGGTTCGTCTTTCGCTTTCCAGTTTGCTGTGATGGTCGTATTTGCTTCCGGCATCGTAAAGGTAGTTTCTGCATTGCTGGTGTTTTCAAAGACACCGCTGCCTGCAGTGGTCCAACCAGTGAAGGTATATCCTTCCTTCGTGCCTGCATGAATGGAGACGATTGTCCCTGCGGCGTAGCTGCCGTCCGCTGTAGCTCCTGTTCCTCCGCCGCTAACGGTCAGTGTATAGTTTGTTACTGTACCAAAGAGTGGATATCCTCCATTTTCATGCTTTGCATCGTCTTTCCATAATGCTAGATTATTATACTCTTCGGATAACCTTGCTACATTTTCATTTAGTTCCTCTGTCATTGCTTTCAGCTCAGAAGATGTTTTTACTTGGATGCCATCTATGGTATCATCCGATATATAGTCAATAGTCAATGCACTATCCAGCCAATATACATCAATTAGGTTGCCAAGTAGATTTCTT
This genomic window from Clostridiales bacterium contains:
- a CDS encoding S-layer homology domain-containing protein, whose protein sequence is MQKLPLRCRKQIRPSQQTGKRKTNQDRGQGRANHLDQLQASKQKIQMCSSTGNPSPQENLRPRQDQMETLTTVTVDSDKLKSLLSAEKEGAKVTIPIKDGVNAGEGKLTGEMVKSMESKSATLVIQKGASSYTLPAAEINITEVSKKLGTNVSLEDITVSVRISEPTNTMAKVVESAEKGKGFTIVAPAVDFTITCTYGGKSVNTASFNSYVERTIAIPEGVDPSKITTGIVVEPSGTIYHVPTRVTVINGTYYAVINSLTNSTYSVVWNPIEFSDMTKHWAKESVNNMGSRMVVTGVGNNSYDPGRNMTRAEFAAIMVRALGLAPDSAASTFSDVKASSWYSGYIKTAVSYGIIKGYDNGNFGPNDTITREQAMAMLSRAMKVTGLKVNLTDQSISKLIGSYTDSTVISAYAKESVAACLETGITAGRGNNTIAPKSFITRAEVAVMAERLLKKSDLI